The Sporanaerobacter acetigenes DSM 13106 genome includes a region encoding these proteins:
- the yhfZ gene encoding GntR family transcriptional regulator YhfZ, translating to MNLEFKMMSKNGIVTTKLAREFMTMKKGDRIDTVSSYAKKFESARGTVQNGLKLLEEENCVKLLKRGHLGTFITYIDYEKLWKFTNWGALVGVSPLPYTRRHEGIATAIYYQMEERHIPFNFAYMQGAGNRIRGLLNQRYDFAILSKKSAMKYLKEYGNLKIAMEFKPYSYISGYVFLFSEAIYGEIVDGMKLGIDTNSPDHVELTEKIAEGKTVEYINVPYSRMIPSILEGLIDGAVYNKDTINKPEIRGAISYKEIDLKGHDAGEKTRAVILVNKEAFGVENLIKQLIDSDEVERIQEEVIYEKIIPTY from the coding sequence TTGAATTTAGAATTTAAAATGATGAGTAAAAACGGGATTGTGACGACAAAATTGGCAAGAGAGTTCATGACTATGAAAAAGGGAGATAGAATAGATACGGTTTCAAGTTATGCAAAGAAATTTGAAAGTGCAAGGGGAACAGTTCAAAATGGGCTCAAGTTGCTAGAAGAGGAGAATTGCGTGAAGCTCTTAAAGAGAGGACATTTAGGTACTTTTATCACTTATATTGATTATGAAAAACTGTGGAAATTTACAAACTGGGGTGCACTAGTTGGAGTTTCTCCTCTTCCATATACAAGGAGACATGAAGGAATAGCAACAGCTATTTATTATCAAATGGAAGAAAGACATATTCCTTTCAACTTTGCATATATGCAAGGGGCAGGAAATAGGATAAGGGGACTACTAAATCAGAGATATGATTTTGCAATACTTAGCAAGAAATCTGCAATGAAATATCTAAAAGAATATGGAAATTTGAAAATTGCAATGGAATTTAAACCTTATAGCTATATAAGTGGATATGTATTTCTTTTTTCAGAAGCTATTTATGGAGAAATAGTTGATGGAATGAAATTGGGAATAGATACAAATTCCCCTGACCATGTGGAACTTACGGAAAAAATAGCCGAAGGGAAAACTGTAGAATACATAAATGTACCTTATAGCAGGATGATTCCAAGTATATTGGAAGGTCTTATAGATGGAGCTGTCTACAACAAAGATACTATAAATAAGCCAGAGATCAGGGGGGCTATCTCATACAAGGAAATAGATCTTAAAGGACATGATGCAGGAGAAAAGACTAGAGCAGTTATATTAGTCAACAAAGAGGCTTTTGGAGTAGAAAATTTGATAAAACAGTTGATAGATAGTGATGAAGTAGAACGGATTCAAGAAGAAGTTATATATGAAAAGATAATACCAACTTATTAA
- a CDS encoding FGGY-family carbohydrate kinase yields the protein MVGTEYVMSLDIGTQSVRAIVFDRLGNQIEKERILNKPYYSLEPGWAEVEANEYWSNLCIVLKKLMEKMGDEKYSIKACSITANRDNIIPLDENGDYIRDWITWIDQRRVPEFKSEDILKFSSKGKLLSIFGKKTFEMLGYQSKFNWFKYHEPKTYEKADKYLSIAGLITYKLTGEFKDSIGMQVGVLPIDHEKLKYHDLDIVYDVIGVRKDQLPKLCKPNEIMGYVTKEASKLTLLPEGLPIVAAGGDKQCETLGSGCFKDGQAVISYGTLATIAITSKKYVKNKNNTYYTWPSSIPDAWNPEFNIYRGYWLITWFCRQYVEEKGFPDLIDEMNEKAKDVPPGSNGLFVYPYWTPHPALCPMARGGIIGWTDYHKKEHLYRAILEGIAYALRDGLEIIEKDTKRKIEELYVVGGGSQSDVSMQLTADIFNLPVKRLSTHEVCGVGAAINAARAINMFRSEEEAVKNMTKVSQVFTPIKGNVEVYDDIYKNVYKQMYANEKNVFNVLTRYC from the coding sequence GTGGTCGGTACTGAATATGTGATGTCATTAGATATAGGTACTCAAAGTGTTCGTGCAATAGTATTTGATAGATTGGGAAATCAAATTGAAAAGGAGAGAATACTAAATAAACCTTATTATTCTTTGGAACCGGGCTGGGCGGAAGTAGAAGCTAATGAATATTGGTCCAATCTATGTATTGTGCTTAAAAAGCTTATGGAGAAAATGGGGGATGAAAAGTACAGTATAAAGGCTTGTTCTATTACAGCCAATAGGGACAATATAATTCCTCTTGATGAGAACGGAGATTATATAAGGGATTGGATTACATGGATAGATCAAAGAAGGGTACCTGAATTTAAATCCGAGGATATACTTAAATTTTCAAGTAAAGGCAAACTTTTAAGTATATTTGGCAAGAAGACTTTTGAAATGCTAGGGTATCAGTCAAAGTTCAATTGGTTTAAATATCATGAACCAAAAACTTATGAAAAGGCAGATAAGTATTTATCCATTGCTGGACTTATAACTTATAAATTGACTGGTGAATTTAAAGATTCAATTGGAATGCAAGTTGGAGTATTGCCTATAGATCACGAAAAACTTAAATATCATGATTTAGATATAGTATACGATGTGATTGGAGTTAGAAAAGATCAATTGCCTAAACTCTGCAAACCAAATGAAATCATGGGCTATGTGACAAAAGAAGCAAGTAAACTTACACTTCTTCCAGAAGGACTTCCAATTGTGGCAGCTGGAGGAGACAAACAGTGTGAAACTTTAGGAAGTGGATGTTTTAAGGATGGTCAGGCAGTTATAAGTTATGGTACTCTTGCAACTATTGCAATTACATCTAAAAAATATGTGAAGAATAAAAACAATACTTATTATACTTGGCCAAGCTCTATTCCAGATGCTTGGAATCCTGAATTTAATATTTACAGAGGATATTGGCTTATAACTTGGTTTTGTAGGCAGTATGTGGAAGAAAAAGGATTTCCAGATCTTATAGATGAGATGAATGAAAAAGCTAAAGATGTTCCTCCTGGGTCCAATGGATTGTTTGTATATCCATATTGGACTCCTCATCCAGCACTATGTCCTATGGCTAGAGGTGGAATCATTGGATGGACGGATTATCACAAAAAAGAACATCTATATAGGGCAATATTGGAGGGTATTGCCTATGCATTGAGGGATGGACTTGAAATCATTGAGAAGGATACAAAGAGAAAAATAGAAGAGCTATATGTAGTAGGGGGCGGAAGTCAATCAGATGTATCGATGCAGTTGACAGCAGATATATTTAATTTGCCAGTGAAACGATTGAGTACTCATGAAGTATGTGGAGTTGGAGCAGCTATAAATGCTGCTAGGGCTATAAATATGTTCCGTAGTGAAGAGGAAGCAGTTAAGAACATGACAAAAGTGTCTCAAGTATTTACCCCTATTAAAGGAAATGTGGAAGTATATGATGATATATATAAAAATGTATATAAACAGATGTATGCCAATGAGAAAAACGTTTTCAATGTATTGACAAGATACTGTTAA
- a CDS encoding electron transfer flavoprotein subunit alpha/FixB family protein produces the protein MTPIITVFIENHKNTIEPVSYELLGKANEIAKENNMKVCGVLVENSENSLDLDELEYLVDYIDIYKYNEKLNLNVLDYKDSLKSHIEEYKPMIVLVGATPLGRSFAPRVAAYFKTGMTADCTELDFDVENGLVQIRPAYGGDVKARIITPKHCPQMATVRAGIMEKSLCRKETKASIRVSQVDSFDRRIEVIKRKSIEKLEVNLEKANIVVLAGNGIKYSEELEMIKKLALLLKGEWAVTRPLVEGGLAKHDRQVGASGKTIRPKLVLAFAVLGTNKTFSGIEKAKKIVAINNDEKAPIFKNADLGILGDWKVICEEMINRLNN, from the coding sequence TTGACTCCTATCATTACAGTATTTATTGAAAATCATAAAAATACTATTGAACCAGTAAGCTACGAACTTTTGGGAAAGGCAAATGAAATTGCAAAAGAAAATAATATGAAGGTTTGTGGAGTATTGGTGGAAAATAGTGAAAATAGTTTAGATTTAGATGAACTAGAGTATTTAGTTGATTATATAGATATTTATAAATACAATGAGAAATTGAATTTAAATGTACTGGATTATAAGGACTCCTTGAAATCCCATATTGAAGAATATAAGCCAATGATTGTACTTGTAGGGGCAACACCCCTTGGAAGGAGTTTTGCTCCAAGGGTTGCAGCATATTTCAAAACTGGTATGACTGCAGATTGTACAGAATTAGATTTTGATGTAGAAAATGGGCTTGTCCAAATAAGACCTGCCTATGGTGGAGATGTAAAAGCAAGGATTATAACTCCAAAACATTGTCCTCAAATGGCAACGGTGAGAGCTGGCATCATGGAAAAATCTTTATGTAGAAAAGAAACTAAAGCTTCCATAAGAGTTTCTCAAGTTGATAGTTTTGATAGAAGAATAGAAGTGATAAAAAGAAAGTCCATAGAAAAATTAGAGGTAAATTTGGAAAAAGCAAATATAGTTGTATTAGCTGGCAATGGAATAAAATATTCTGAGGAATTGGAAATGATAAAAAAACTTGCTTTGTTACTTAAAGGAGAATGGGCAGTGACTCGCCCATTGGTTGAAGGAGGACTTGCAAAACATGATAGACAAGTAGGCGCAAGTGGAAAGACTATAAGGCCAAAATTGGTTCTAGCTTTTGCAGTTTTGGGTACAAACAAGACTTTTTCAGGTATAGAAAAAGCAAAAAAAATAGTGGCGATAAACAATGATGAAAAGGCCCCTATATTTAAGAATGCAGATTTAGGCATATTAGGGGACTGGAAGGTTATTTGTGAGGAAATGATAAATAGATTAAATAATTAG
- a CDS encoding electron transfer flavoprotein subunit beta/FixA family protein, translating to MEFVVCIKQVPSSDKIDINPETGSLVRESTGAKTNPYDLSAIEACLQVREKVGGKIHAISMGPKQAKTALREALALSVDEVFLISDSCFAGSDVLTTSYTLAQAIKTIAKPDIIFCGKQSTDGDTCQVSPELAEFLGIPHALYVVEINDINDEYIVVTCDMGSYRETVKMNFPCLISVEKDSFIPRFSSLRNKIEAQKKPINTIELKDLEDKDKNNYGYCGSPTKVSKIYVPEIKRETTILDGETDEVVDKLFLKLDEWEVL from the coding sequence ATGGAATTTGTAGTATGTATAAAGCAAGTACCAAGTTCAGATAAAATAGATATAAATCCTGAAACAGGTTCTCTAGTGAGAGAGAGTACAGGAGCTAAAACCAATCCCTATGATTTAAGTGCAATTGAAGCTTGTCTTCAAGTACGAGAAAAAGTGGGGGGAAAAATTCATGCTATATCTATGGGTCCAAAACAGGCAAAGACTGCTTTGAGGGAAGCTCTAGCACTTTCGGTTGATGAAGTTTTCCTCATTTCCGACTCATGCTTTGCTGGTTCAGATGTATTGACTACTTCTTACACATTGGCTCAAGCTATAAAAACAATAGCTAAACCAGATATTATATTTTGTGGAAAGCAATCAACAGACGGAGATACATGTCAGGTAAGCCCTGAATTGGCTGAATTTCTTGGGATTCCTCATGCACTATATGTAGTTGAAATAAATGATATCAATGATGAATATATTGTAGTTACTTGTGATATGGGTTCCTATAGAGAAACAGTTAAAATGAATTTTCCATGTTTGATTTCTGTAGAAAAGGATTCTTTTATACCACGATTTTCTTCTTTAAGAAACAAAATTGAGGCTCAAAAAAAACCAATAAATACAATTGAGCTGAAAGATTTAGAAGATAAAGACAAGAACAATTATGGCTATTGTGGATCTCCCACCAAGGTCAGTAAAATATATGTACCTGAAATAAAAAGAGAAACTACTATTTTAGATGGAGAAACGGATGAAGTAGTGGATAAATTGTTTTTAAAATTAGATGAGTGGGAGGTGCTTTAA